In a genomic window of Pseudomonas oryzihabitans:
- a CDS encoding glutathione S-transferase family protein encodes MIIVHHLNNSRSQRVLWLLEELGLDYRVQRYERAAGGLFAPPELREVHPLGKSPVIVDGDLTLAESGAIIDYLARRYGPQLLPAQDSPEFVRYTYWLHYAEGSAMTPLLLKLVFDRIATSPMPFFAKPIAKGIAAKATASFIQPQLDLHLDYLESQLGASGWFVGDSFSAADIQLSFPLEAANARAGLDNGKRPKLVDFLQRIHARPAYQRALQQGGPYVYA; translated from the coding sequence ATGATCATCGTCCACCACCTGAACAACTCCCGCTCCCAGCGGGTGCTCTGGCTGCTCGAAGAACTGGGCCTCGATTATCGGGTGCAGCGCTACGAGCGCGCCGCCGGCGGCCTGTTCGCCCCGCCGGAACTACGCGAGGTGCATCCGCTGGGCAAGTCGCCGGTGATCGTCGATGGCGACCTGACCCTGGCCGAATCCGGCGCCATAATCGACTACCTGGCGCGGCGCTACGGTCCCCAGTTGCTGCCGGCCCAGGACAGCCCCGAGTTCGTCCGCTATACCTACTGGCTGCACTACGCCGAGGGCTCGGCCATGACGCCGCTGCTGCTCAAGCTGGTGTTCGACCGCATCGCCACCTCGCCGATGCCCTTCTTCGCCAAGCCCATCGCCAAGGGCATAGCAGCCAAAGCCACGGCCAGCTTCATCCAACCGCAGTTGGACCTGCACCTGGATTACCTGGAAAGCCAGTTGGGCGCCAGCGGCTGGTTCGTCGGTGATAGCTTCAGCGCGGCCGATATCCAGCTCAGCTTCCCCCTGGAGGCCGCCAACGCCCGCGCCGGCCTGGACAACGGCAAGCGGCCCAAGCTCGTGGACTTCCTCCAGCGCATCCACGCCCGCCCGGCCTACCAGCGGGCGCTGCAGCAGGGCGGGCCCTACGTCTACGCCTGA
- a CDS encoding mechanosensitive ion channel family protein, with protein sequence MPTALTQLIDDLEKHPQLTTLLACLGLLLAAWILNWVVKRILVRGFYRLLRSTSFGQDQELNHHRVIGRLANIVPALVLAGGVGLISGLPKALVTVVQNVCSAFIVLTIALALGSALNVINVLYSRRPSARLKPIKGYVQVSKIVIYAIAVILMIATLIDRSPLILLSGLGAMAAVLLLIFQDTLLSLVASVQISSNDIIRVGDWIEMPQLNADGDVIDIALHTVKVQNFDKTITTIPTKRFITDSFRNYRGMQEAGGRRIKRSLNIDQNSVHFLSDAEREHLHRFNLLDDYLTAKEEELADWNLKLEKRGQEPVNTRRVTNLGTFRAYVERYLRAHPGVRQDMTLLVRQMPLSAEGLPIEVYCFTNTTVWAQYEGIQGDIFDHLLAILPEFGLHVFQHPSGRDFRGRLDARDAMTSLGEPGTPAP encoded by the coding sequence ATGCCCACGGCCCTTACCCAACTGATCGACGATCTGGAAAAACACCCGCAACTCACCACCCTACTCGCCTGCCTCGGCCTCCTGCTGGCCGCCTGGATCCTCAACTGGGTCGTCAAGCGTATCCTGGTGCGCGGCTTCTATCGCCTGCTGCGCAGCACCTCCTTCGGCCAGGACCAGGAACTCAATCACCACAGGGTCATCGGCCGGTTGGCCAACATCGTCCCGGCGCTGGTGCTGGCCGGCGGCGTGGGGCTGATCTCCGGTTTGCCCAAGGCGCTGGTCACCGTGGTGCAGAACGTCTGCAGCGCCTTCATCGTGCTGACCATCGCCCTGGCCCTGGGCAGCGCTCTCAACGTGATCAACGTGCTCTACTCGCGGCGGCCCTCGGCGCGACTCAAGCCGATCAAGGGCTATGTCCAGGTCAGCAAGATCGTCATCTATGCCATCGCGGTCATCCTGATGATCGCCACCCTGATCGATCGCTCGCCGCTGATCCTGCTCTCCGGCCTGGGTGCCATGGCCGCGGTGCTGCTGTTGATCTTCCAGGACACCCTGCTCTCCCTGGTGGCCAGCGTGCAGATCTCCAGCAACGACATCATTCGCGTCGGTGACTGGATCGAGATGCCCCAGCTCAACGCCGACGGCGACGTCATCGACATCGCCCTCCACACGGTGAAGGTGCAAAATTTCGACAAGACCATCACCACCATTCCCACCAAGAGATTCATCACCGACTCCTTCCGCAACTACCGCGGCATGCAGGAAGCCGGCGGCCGGCGCATCAAACGCTCGCTGAACATCGACCAGAACAGCGTGCACTTCCTCAGCGATGCCGAGCGCGAGCACCTGCACCGCTTCAACCTGCTGGACGACTACCTCACCGCCAAGGAAGAGGAACTCGCCGACTGGAATCTCAAGCTGGAAAAGCGCGGCCAGGAACCGGTCAACACCCGGCGGGTGACCAACCTGGGGACCTTCCGTGCCTATGTGGAACGCTACCTGCGCGCCCATCCCGGCGTACGCCAGGACATGACTCTCCTGGTGCGGCAGATGCCACTCTCCGCCGAGGGCCTGCCCATCGAGGTCTATTGCTTCACCAACACCACGGTGTGGGCGCAATATGAAGGTATCCAGGGGGACATCTTCGACCACCTGCTGGCCATCCTCCCGGAGTTCGGCCTCCATGTGTTCCAGCACCCGAGCGGACGCGACTTCCGCGGACGGCTCGACGCGCGGGACGCCATGACTTCACTGGGCGAGCCGGGCACCCCGGCGCCCTGA
- a CDS encoding DUF6491 family protein → MRVRSTALLLAAAVLLAGCAARPFGPPTLDDRLAELGYRQGAPVDTILGFDLSGWNYLDSRHLALGTGLGRAYLVDFAAPCGNLAAGNRLGYRSRAAGLRPGDFLVSTDARGSRMDCPIGGLYRLDPLR, encoded by the coding sequence ATGCGTGTTCGCTCTACTGCGCTGCTCCTGGCCGCTGCCGTGCTGCTCGCCGGCTGTGCGGCGCGTCCCTTCGGCCCGCCGACCCTGGACGATCGGCTGGCCGAGTTGGGTTATCGCCAGGGCGCGCCGGTGGACACCATCCTCGGCTTCGATCTGTCCGGTTGGAACTACCTGGATAGCCGCCACCTGGCGTTGGGAACCGGCCTGGGCCGGGCCTATCTGGTGGACTTCGCCGCGCCCTGCGGTAACCTCGCCGCAGGCAATCGCCTGGGCTATCGCTCACGCGCCGCCGGCTTGCGACCGGGCGATTTCCTGGTCTCCACCGATGCCCGGGGCAGCCGGATGGACTGCCCCATCGGCGGCCTGTACCGCCTCGATCCGCTGCGTTGA
- a CDS encoding DUF488 domain-containing protein: MILTLGHSNHPLARYVELLQAQGVTAVADVRSQPYSRHVPQFCREALREGLATAGIAYVFLGAELGARSPDPAHYQDGRLRYDRLAASELFQQGLLRLEQGQTRWRIALLCAERDPLTCHRGLLVAPCLVQRGLAVMHIHPDGRLESQAELEDRLLAASGLADGDLFSSREERLGRAYARHGWS; this comes from the coding sequence ATGATCCTGACCCTCGGGCATTCCAATCACCCCCTGGCGCGCTATGTCGAGCTGCTCCAGGCCCAGGGCGTGACGGCCGTGGCCGATGTGCGTTCCCAGCCCTATAGCCGCCATGTGCCGCAGTTTTGCCGGGAGGCCCTGCGCGAGGGCCTGGCGACCGCAGGGATCGCCTATGTCTTCCTCGGGGCGGAGCTGGGGGCGCGCAGCCCTGACCCGGCGCATTACCAGGACGGTCGGCTTCGCTACGACCGCTTGGCCGCCAGTGAGCTATTCCAGCAGGGACTGCTGCGGCTGGAGCAGGGCCAGACGCGTTGGCGCATCGCCCTGCTGTGCGCCGAGCGCGATCCCCTGACCTGCCATCGCGGTTTGCTGGTAGCGCCCTGTCTGGTGCAGCGGGGCTTGGCGGTGATGCACATCCACCCGGACGGGCGCCTGGAAAGCCAGGCCGAACTGGAAGACCGACTCCTGGCCGCGAGCGGCCTGGCGGATGGCGATCTGTTCAGTTCGCGGGAGGAGCGGTTGGGGCGGGCCTATGCCCGCCACGGCTGGAGCTAG
- the lldD gene encoding FMN-dependent L-lactate dehydrogenase LldD, whose protein sequence is MIISSASDYRAAAKHKLPRFLFDYIDGGAYAEHTLGANTADLSSISLRQRILRKVDDLSLETTLFGQSQALPVVLSPVGLTGMYARRGEVQAAKAAANKGIPFCLSTVSVCPLEEVAAQTPGPLWFQLYVLKDRGFMRNVLERAQAAGVTTLVFTVDMPTPGARYRDAHSGMSGPYASPRRILQAMGKPQWAFDVGLRGRPHDLGNVSRYLGKATSLEDYVGWLAKNFDPSISWQDLEWIREFWQGPMIIKGILDPDDAKDAVRFGANGIVVSNHGGRQLDGVLSTARALPRIAQQVGSDLTVLVDSGIRSGLDVVRMLALGARGVLLGRAAVYALAAAGQGGVENLLDIFAQEMRVAMTLTGVTRIDQIDASNLVEDAR, encoded by the coding sequence ATGATCATCTCTTCCGCCAGCGACTACCGTGCCGCCGCCAAACACAAGCTGCCGCGCTTTCTCTTCGACTACATCGACGGCGGCGCCTATGCCGAACACACCCTGGGCGCCAACACCGCGGACCTCTCCAGCATCAGCCTGCGCCAACGCATTCTGCGCAAGGTGGACGACCTGAGCCTGGAAACCACCCTCTTCGGGCAGTCCCAGGCGCTCCCGGTGGTGCTGAGCCCAGTCGGTCTCACCGGCATGTATGCCCGGCGTGGCGAAGTCCAGGCCGCCAAGGCGGCGGCCAACAAGGGGATCCCGTTCTGTCTGTCCACCGTCTCGGTCTGTCCGCTCGAAGAGGTCGCCGCCCAGACGCCAGGACCGCTGTGGTTCCAACTCTATGTGCTCAAGGACCGTGGCTTCATGCGCAACGTACTGGAGCGGGCCCAGGCAGCCGGCGTCACCACCCTGGTGTTCACCGTCGACATGCCCACCCCCGGGGCCCGCTATCGCGATGCGCACTCCGGCATGTCCGGCCCCTACGCCTCGCCCCGGCGCATCCTGCAAGCCATGGGCAAACCGCAATGGGCTTTCGATGTCGGGCTGCGGGGCCGGCCTCATGACCTCGGTAACGTCTCCAGGTACCTGGGCAAGGCCACCTCGCTCGAAGACTATGTGGGCTGGCTGGCGAAGAACTTCGATCCCTCGATCAGTTGGCAGGATCTGGAATGGATCCGGGAGTTCTGGCAGGGGCCGATGATCATCAAGGGCATTCTGGACCCCGATGATGCCAAGGACGCGGTGCGCTTCGGCGCCAACGGCATCGTGGTCTCCAACCATGGCGGTCGGCAGTTGGATGGCGTCCTCTCCACCGCCAGGGCGCTGCCACGCATCGCCCAACAGGTAGGCAGCGACCTGACCGTGCTGGTCGACTCGGGCATCCGCTCGGGGCTCGACGTGGTGCGTATGCTGGCACTGGGTGCCCGCGGCGTCCTGCTCGGCCGCGCCGCCGTCTACGCCTTGGCCGCCGCCGGCCAGGGCGGGGTGGAAAACCTGCTGGACATCTTTGCCCAGGAGATGCGCGTGGCCATGACCCTGACAGGCGTGACCCGTATCGATCAGATCGACGCCAGCAACCTGGTGGAAGACGCTCGCTGA
- a CDS encoding LysR family transcriptional regulator — MNLRMLRTFVEVVRQGGFSQAAPVVCLTQSTVSKAVKTLEDDLGLPLLNRLGQGIELTTAGEILYRRALVLLAEQSDLLAELEALRGLKQGRLRIGLPPVGSGALFAALFATFRQRYPELDVELVEQGGQRLAESLAAGEVDLAAILMPVPEEFDYQEVRSEPLMVVLPARHPLAGRQRLDIRTLATEPFILFEAGFALNVKILAACALAGVVPRVVARSAQIDFIADLVEAGLGLAFLPRVVARQHLRQGLVMVPLDAPNTEWRLALAWRRNAHLSPAALAWLDLAKERFASS, encoded by the coding sequence ATGAATCTGCGTATGCTGCGAACCTTCGTCGAGGTCGTTCGCCAGGGCGGCTTTTCGCAAGCGGCCCCGGTGGTCTGCCTGACGCAGTCCACGGTGAGCAAGGCGGTCAAGACGCTGGAGGACGACCTGGGGCTGCCGCTGCTGAACAGGCTGGGGCAGGGCATCGAGCTGACCACGGCGGGTGAAATCCTCTATCGAAGAGCCCTGGTACTCCTCGCCGAACAAAGTGATTTACTGGCCGAGCTCGAGGCGCTGCGTGGCTTGAAGCAGGGACGCTTGCGCATCGGTCTGCCGCCCGTGGGCAGTGGCGCCCTGTTCGCCGCCCTGTTCGCGACCTTTCGGCAGCGCTATCCCGAACTGGATGTCGAGCTGGTCGAGCAGGGCGGCCAGCGACTGGCCGAAAGCCTGGCGGCGGGCGAGGTGGACCTGGCCGCCATCCTGATGCCGGTTCCCGAGGAGTTCGACTATCAGGAGGTGCGCAGCGAGCCGCTGATGGTGGTGCTGCCCGCGCGGCACCCGCTCGCTGGCCGCCAGCGCCTGGACATTCGGACGTTGGCGACGGAGCCCTTCATCCTGTTCGAGGCCGGCTTCGCGCTGAATGTCAAGATCCTGGCCGCTTGCGCCCTGGCCGGTGTGGTACCGCGGGTAGTGGCGCGCAGTGCCCAGATCGACTTCATCGCCGACCTGGTCGAGGCCGGGCTGGGCCTGGCCTTCCTGCCGAGGGTGGTGGCGAGGCAGCATCTCCGCCAAGGGTTGGTGATGGTGCCCCTGGACGCGCCCAATACCGAATGGCGGCTGGCACTGGCCTGGCGCCGGAACGCGCACCTGTCCCCGGCCGCCCTGGCCTGGCTGGACCTGGCGAAGGAGCGGTTCGCGTCATCCTAG
- a CDS encoding peptidoglycan DD-metalloendopeptidase family protein, whose protein sequence is MSRLFALLCCLLLTLPAHAGTYLQRLLDKPVPGGVAVVPVPGEQAPRVSYQGKPVLVVKDGNGWVAIVGIPLGTATGRQQLQVAGAAPLAFTVGSRHYAEQRITLKNQRQVTPNPEDLKRFEHELAEQQAAYRLFSPNQPSNLLLDKPVNGPLSSPFGLRRFFNGQERNPHSGLDFAVPAGTPVKAPAAGKVVLVGDYFFNGKTVFVDHGQGFISMFCHLSRIDVQVGQQVPRGGVIGQVGSTGRATGPHLHWNVSLNDVRVDPSIFIGAFTP, encoded by the coding sequence ATGTCCCGCCTGTTCGCCCTGCTCTGCTGCCTGCTGCTGACCCTTCCCGCCCACGCCGGTACCTATCTGCAGCGCCTGCTGGACAAGCCCGTGCCCGGTGGCGTGGCCGTGGTGCCGGTCCCTGGCGAGCAGGCGCCGCGGGTGAGCTACCAGGGCAAACCGGTGCTGGTGGTCAAGGACGGCAACGGCTGGGTGGCCATCGTCGGCATCCCCCTGGGTACGGCAACTGGCCGCCAGCAACTGCAAGTCGCCGGCGCTGCGCCCTTGGCGTTCACCGTTGGCAGCCGGCATTACGCCGAACAGCGCATCACCCTGAAGAACCAGCGCCAGGTCACCCCCAATCCCGAGGACCTCAAGAGGTTCGAGCACGAGCTGGCCGAGCAGCAGGCCGCCTACCGGCTGTTCTCGCCGAACCAGCCGAGCAACCTGCTGTTGGACAAACCGGTGAATGGCCCGCTTTCCAGCCCCTTCGGCCTGCGCCGCTTCTTCAACGGCCAGGAGCGCAATCCCCATTCCGGCCTGGACTTCGCCGTGCCGGCCGGCACCCCAGTCAAGGCGCCCGCCGCCGGCAAGGTGGTGCTGGTGGGCGACTACTTCTTCAACGGCAAGACGGTGTTCGTCGACCACGGCCAGGGTTTCATCAGCATGTTCTGCCACCTCTCGCGGATCGACGTCCAGGTCGGCCAGCAGGTGCCCCGCGGCGGCGTGATCGGCCAGGTCGGCAGCACCGGGCGTGCCACAGGGCCGCACCTGCACTGGAACGTCAGCCTCAACGACGTGCGGGTCGACCCGAGCATCTTCATCGGCGCCTTCACGCCCTGA
- a CDS encoding L-dopachrome tautomerase-related protein, translating to MPSLALNRLALATLLATLPLAPAAFAADPSAKLEKVASFDHQVTGVTVSETGRIFVNFPRWTEDSEVSVAELKPDGSLVPYPDAAWNGWRNAKRDELTPGDRWVCVQSVVADGRGSLWVIDPGAPAQALVVPGAPKLVKIDLASNQVSKVYALDESVAPQGSYLNDVRFSPDGRHAYITDSGARGALVVLDLESGKARRALDGDPSTQAEKGVKVKADGKPLMRPDGRGVEFAADGIALSPTGDYLYWQAVKGNTLYRIPTAALQSDDLASLPAKVEKVGENGPADGLLMDPQGRLYVSSVEEHAVKVRENGQLTTLVQDKKLSWPDTFGRGPDGTVYVTDSRIPEMSFFDPKQEPALETVLYKIVPN from the coding sequence ATGCCCAGCCTCGCCCTCAATCGCCTCGCCCTGGCCACCCTGCTGGCCACGCTGCCACTCGCCCCTGCCGCCTTCGCCGCCGACCCCAGCGCCAAGCTGGAAAAGGTCGCCAGCTTCGATCACCAAGTGACTGGCGTCACCGTCAGCGAGACTGGACGGATCTTCGTCAACTTCCCGCGCTGGACCGAAGACAGCGAGGTCTCGGTCGCCGAACTCAAGCCCGATGGCAGCTTGGTGCCCTATCCCGACGCCGCCTGGAACGGCTGGCGCAATGCCAAGCGCGACGAGCTGACGCCGGGCGACCGCTGGGTGTGCGTGCAATCCGTGGTAGCCGACGGCCGGGGCAGCCTCTGGGTGATCGACCCGGGTGCCCCCGCTCAAGCGCTGGTGGTGCCCGGCGCGCCCAAGCTGGTGAAGATCGACCTGGCCAGCAATCAGGTCAGCAAGGTCTATGCGCTGGACGAGAGCGTGGCGCCCCAGGGTAGCTACCTCAACGACGTGAGATTCAGCCCGGACGGTCGCCATGCCTACATCACCGACTCCGGCGCCCGAGGCGCCCTGGTGGTACTGGATCTAGAGAGCGGCAAGGCCCGCCGTGCCCTGGATGGCGACCCCAGCACCCAGGCCGAGAAGGGCGTCAAGGTCAAGGCCGATGGCAAGCCGCTGATGCGCCCCGATGGCCGTGGCGTGGAATTCGCCGCCGACGGCATCGCCCTCTCCCCGACCGGCGACTACCTCTACTGGCAGGCGGTCAAGGGCAACACCCTCTATCGCATTCCCACCGCCGCCCTGCAGAGCGACGATCTCGCCAGCCTGCCGGCCAAGGTGGAAAAGGTCGGCGAGAACGGCCCGGCCGACGGCCTGCTGATGGATCCCCAGGGCCGACTCTATGTCAGTTCGGTGGAAGAGCATGCGGTCAAGGTCCGGGAGAACGGCCAGCTCACCACCCTGGTCCAGGACAAGAAACTGAGCTGGCCCGACACCTTCGGCCGCGGTCCGGACGGCACCGTCTATGTCACGGATTCGCGCATCCCCGAGATGAGTTTCTTCGATCCCAAGCAGGAGCCCGCCCTGGAAACCGTGCTCTACAAGATCGTGCCCAACTGA
- a CDS encoding purine-nucleoside phosphorylase — MHALLRSSLLPLTTALLAGTAQAETPPAAPLQPKVMIVAMFGPEAQTWIDRLKLTRKVAVDGLSADYPNVLCNEARVCLMTTGMGHANAAASTLALTLSPKFDLRKTYFLVAGIAGISPKEGTLGTTAWARYLVDFGIQWEIDSRDVPKDWPTGYLGINTRSPSEKPPLDYKTEVFELNVRLRDKAYALSRQAQLTESAESKAWRQRYDYAPANQPPVVTRCDTLAGDTWYSGTRLSERAEEWTRLLTDGQGRYCTTQQEDNATYEALLRASRLGKVDLQRLAVVRAGSDFDRPAKGASEVDNLLDYAKQGGFAPALENLYRTGNPLVQEIVEHWNVWQKGVPAS, encoded by the coding sequence ATGCACGCCCTTCTACGCTCTTCCCTGTTGCCCCTCACCACCGCCCTGCTGGCCGGCACGGCCCAGGCCGAGACCCCGCCCGCCGCGCCGCTGCAACCCAAGGTCATGATCGTGGCCATGTTCGGTCCCGAGGCCCAGACCTGGATCGATCGCCTCAAGCTCACCCGCAAGGTCGCCGTCGATGGTCTTTCCGCCGACTACCCCAATGTGCTCTGCAATGAGGCACGGGTGTGCCTGATGACCACCGGAATGGGGCATGCCAACGCTGCCGCCTCGACCCTGGCGTTGACCCTGTCGCCCAAGTTCGACCTGCGCAAGACCTACTTCCTGGTCGCCGGCATCGCCGGGATCAGCCCCAAGGAAGGCACCCTGGGCACCACCGCCTGGGCCCGCTACCTGGTGGACTTCGGTATCCAATGGGAAATCGATTCGCGGGACGTACCCAAGGACTGGCCGACCGGCTACCTGGGCATTAATACCCGTAGCCCCAGCGAGAAGCCGCCGCTGGACTACAAGACCGAGGTGTTCGAACTCAATGTGCGCCTGAGAGACAAGGCCTACGCCCTGTCCCGCCAAGCCCAACTGACCGAGAGCGCGGAATCCAAGGCCTGGCGCCAACGCTACGACTACGCCCCGGCCAACCAGCCGCCGGTGGTGACCCGCTGCGACACCCTGGCCGGCGATACCTGGTATTCCGGTACCCGCCTCTCCGAGCGGGCCGAGGAATGGACCCGCCTGCTCACCGATGGCCAAGGTCGTTACTGCACCACCCAACAGGAAGACAACGCCACCTACGAGGCGCTACTGCGCGCCAGCCGCCTGGGCAAGGTCGACCTGCAACGCCTGGCGGTGGTCCGCGCCGGTTCGGACTTCGACCGCCCGGCCAAGGGCGCCTCCGAGGTGGACAACCTGCTCGACTACGCCAAGCAGGGCGGCTTCGCCCCGGCGCTGGAGAATCTCTATCGCACCGGCAATCCGCTGGTGCAGGAGATCGTCGAGCACTGGAACGTCTGGCAGAAGGGCGTTCCCGCGAGCTAA
- the xseA gene encoding exodeoxyribonuclease VII large subunit has translation MFKDPFARLGLDREVLSVSQLNSRARVLLEDVFAQVWVEGEISNLAKPASGHLYFTLKDGQAQVRCALFRQHASRVRQALRDGLAVKVRGKVSLFEGRGDYQLILDSVEPAGDGALRLAFEALKERLAAEGLFAAERKRPLPAHPQRIGIVSSPTGAVIRDIISVFKRRAPQVELTLVPTAVQGREATAQIVRALQLADRQGFDALILARGGGSLEDLWCFNEEPVARALAACQTPVVSAVGHETDVSIADFVADVRAPTPSAAAELLAPHSADLRQRLDGLQHQLLLRMRERLARERLRLEACSRRLRHPGERLRQQAQRLDDLDLRLRRAYVIAQNRRRDRLAHLDTRLAGQHPGRQLAQLRQRLELLAEQLPRVMQRQLKERQQRLAGAVQTLQIVSPLATLGRGYSILLDERGHAVRSAAEVANGQKLTARLAQGELAVRVLDNHQEPTTLSLLD, from the coding sequence ATGTTCAAGGACCCCTTCGCCCGCCTCGGTCTCGACCGCGAGGTGCTCAGCGTCAGCCAGCTCAACAGCCGCGCCCGGGTGCTACTGGAGGACGTCTTCGCCCAGGTCTGGGTCGAGGGCGAGATCTCCAACCTGGCCAAGCCCGCCTCGGGCCACCTCTATTTCACCCTCAAGGATGGCCAGGCCCAGGTGCGTTGCGCCCTGTTCCGCCAGCACGCCAGCCGGGTGCGCCAGGCGCTGCGTGACGGCCTGGCGGTCAAGGTGCGCGGCAAGGTCTCGCTGTTCGAAGGCCGTGGCGACTACCAGCTGATCCTCGACAGCGTCGAACCGGCCGGCGATGGCGCCCTGCGCCTGGCCTTCGAGGCGCTCAAGGAACGCCTGGCCGCCGAGGGCCTGTTCGCCGCCGAGCGCAAGCGACCGCTGCCCGCCCATCCCCAACGCATCGGCATCGTCTCCTCGCCGACCGGCGCGGTGATCCGCGACATCATCAGTGTGTTCAAGAGACGCGCGCCCCAGGTGGAATTGACCCTGGTCCCCACCGCCGTGCAGGGTCGCGAGGCCACCGCCCAGATCGTCCGCGCCCTGCAGCTGGCCGATCGCCAGGGTTTCGATGCGCTGATCCTGGCCCGGGGCGGCGGCTCCCTGGAAGACCTCTGGTGCTTCAACGAAGAACCCGTGGCCCGCGCCCTGGCCGCCTGCCAGACCCCGGTGGTGAGCGCTGTCGGCCATGAGACCGACGTCTCCATCGCCGACTTCGTCGCCGACGTCCGCGCGCCGACCCCGTCGGCAGCGGCGGAATTGCTGGCGCCCCACAGCGCCGATCTACGCCAGCGGCTGGACGGCCTGCAGCACCAGTTGCTGCTGCGCATGCGCGAGCGCCTGGCCCGCGAGCGCCTGCGCCTGGAAGCCTGCAGCCGTCGCCTGCGTCATCCCGGCGAGCGGCTACGCCAGCAGGCCCAGCGCCTGGATGACCTGGACCTGCGTCTGCGACGTGCCTATGTCATCGCCCAGAATCGTCGCCGCGATCGCCTGGCCCACCTGGACACCCGCCTGGCCGGTCAGCATCCCGGGCGCCAGCTGGCCCAGTTGCGCCAACGCCTGGAGCTCCTGGCCGAGCAACTGCCGCGCGTCATGCAGCGGCAGTTGAAGGAGCGCCAGCAGCGTCTGGCCGGCGCGGTGCAGACCCTGCAGATCGTCAGCCCCCTGGCCACCCTGGGCCGCGGCTACAGCATCCTGCTCGACGAGCGCGGTCACGCCGTGCGTTCAGCCGCTGAGGTCGCCAATGGACAGAAACTCACCGCCCGGCTCGCCCAGGGCGAACTGGCGGTACGGGTACTGGACAATCACCAAGAACCAACCACTCTGTCTCTGTTGGACTAA
- the otnI gene encoding 2-oxo-tetronate isomerase, which produces MPRFAANLSMLYPEQAFLDRFAAAAADGFQAVEYLFPYEHSAAEIKARLDGAGLTQVLFNAPPGDWAAGERGLAALPGREAECRAGIDRALDYAAVLGNRLVHVMAGLLPAGVDRARARDTYLGNLAHAAEQAATAGVTILIEPINPRDMPGYFLNRQDDAQAIRQAIGADNLKVQFDCYHCQIVEGDVSKTFERDLAGIGHVQIAGVPDRHEPDLGELYYPYLFERFDALGYDGWIGCEYRPRGDTSAGLEWLRKLQA; this is translated from the coding sequence ATGCCCCGTTTCGCCGCCAACCTCAGCATGCTCTATCCCGAGCAGGCCTTCCTCGACCGCTTCGCCGCTGCCGCGGCGGACGGCTTCCAGGCCGTGGAATACCTCTTTCCCTACGAGCACTCCGCCGCCGAGATCAAGGCCCGCCTGGACGGTGCCGGCCTGACCCAGGTGCTGTTCAACGCGCCGCCCGGTGACTGGGCGGCCGGCGAACGCGGCCTGGCCGCCCTGCCCGGCCGCGAGGCCGAGTGCCGCGCCGGCATCGACCGCGCCCTGGACTACGCCGCCGTGCTGGGCAATCGCCTGGTCCACGTCATGGCCGGCTTGCTACCGGCCGGGGTCGACCGGGCCCGCGCCCGCGACACCTACCTGGGCAACCTGGCCCATGCCGCCGAACAGGCGGCCACGGCCGGGGTGACGATCCTCATCGAGCCGATCAACCCGCGTGACATGCCGGGCTACTTCCTCAACCGCCAGGACGACGCCCAGGCCATCCGCCAGGCCATAGGCGCTGACAATCTCAAGGTGCAGTTCGACTGCTACCACTGCCAGATCGTCGAGGGTGACGTCAGCAAGACCTTCGAGCGCGACCTCGCCGGCATCGGCCACGTGCAGATCGCCGGGGTGCCCGACCGCCACGAACCGGACCTGGGCGAGCTGTACTATCCCTACCTGTTCGAGCGCTTCGACGCCCTCGGCTACGACGGTTGGATCGGCTGCGAGTATCGCCCCCGCGGCGATACCTCGGCGGGGCTGGAGTGGTTGCGCAAGTTGCAGGCATAA